CAATATCTCTTCCAAATATGTAAAATCAGATGCTCCGGAAGGCTGTGAAAACTGGTTTGTAATGGTAAATACGCCGCCGCAAAACGGGCAGGATTGGGACTCACTAATAGCGGCTACGAGAAAGAATGTGTTGAAAAAACTGAGCCTAACCCTGGGCGAGGATATCGAATCATTGATAGAAGTGGAAGATATTCTGGAGCCTCGGATAATTGAAACCAGAAACCTGTCCTGGCAAGGTTCGTTGTACGGAAACAGTTCCAACAACAAGTTTGCCGCATTTTTACGACACGCAAATTTCAGTAATACCATAAAAGGTGTGTATTTTTGCGGAGGCAGTGTGCACCCCGGAGGCGGAATTCCGTTGTGTGTCCTGTCAGCAAAGATTGTAGATGAACTCATTCCTGCCCAATAACCGTTTTTATACTGCCTTGTTCATCTTACTGAGTGTCTATACTGTAGGTTTAATTGGGATAGGTGTGGGAACCCGGGAGGCACGCGAACATTTTCTATCCCTCACGCCTCTTAATTTACTGCTCACCGTTGCTGTTTTATTCTGGAATCATAAAGACTGGAGCCTCAGAGTGGCAGGTATGTGTTTATTCGTATTTCTTTTCGGGTTTTTTATAGAAGTAGCGGGTGTAAAAACGGGGTGGGTTTTCGGCAGCTATTTTTACGGTAAAACACTGGGGTTGAAGATTTTGGATGTCCCGCTGATGATAGGTGTCAACTGGATGATGCTGGTCTATTGTATTGTAGTCTTATTGCAGCCCATCAGAAATAGTATGTTGTTTGCCACTATGGGCGCAGCCGTGATGACATTGTTAGACATCCTGATTGAGCCGGTGGCAATCCGCCTGGATTTCTGGCATTGGAGTAATGAAATCATACCCTTACAGAATTATGTGGCCTGGTTTCTCGTTTCCTTCTTATTGTTTCTTTGTTTCCGAAGATTGGTTCCTGTTCTTTCCAACAGAATCGCCGGCTGGGTGCTGGGTATACAATTTGCATTTTTTACTGTATTGAATTTGTTACTGAGATAACAAACATTTTCCTGCTTTTCTTGTTTAACAAAGACTTTATCATTTTCTATGATCGTTAATCAATGGTATTTAGCCTGTTTATTGGAGGAATTGGAACAACAGAATCCCCTGCGTAAGAAAATATGCGGAGAGGAGATCGTTATATTTAGAACGGAAAGCGGGAAGGTAAGCGTAGTGGAAGATCGTTGCTGTCACCGCAATGTCCAGCTTTCTCTGGGATATGTACAGGGGGAAAACATCAAATGCGGTTATCACGGTTGGGAGTATAATTGTGAAGGCAAATGCGTACGGATACCCTCCCTTCCCGATGAGGAGCGGATTCCGCCGGCTGCCAGGGTGAAAAGATACAGTACCGAAATAAGATACCGGTCGGTTTGGGTCTGGATAGGTGATGATAATAAGAAAGACCTGTCGCTGATTCCACCGATGCCGGAAATGGAAGTTTATCCGATGGTATATAATTATCATGTCATCAACGCTGACTTGCAGCTTGTGGCGGAAAGTTTATTTGATGCTCATCAT
This genomic interval from Sphingobacteriales bacterium contains the following:
- a CDS encoding carotenoid biosynthesis protein — encoded protein: MNSFLPNNRFYTALFILLSVYTVGLIGIGVGTREAREHFLSLTPLNLLLTVAVLFWNHKDWSLRVAGMCLFVFLFGFFIEVAGVKTGWVFGSYFYGKTLGLKILDVPLMIGVNWMMLVYCIVVLLQPIRNSMLFATMGAAVMTLLDILIEPVAIRLDFWHWSNEIIPLQNYVAWFLVSFLLFLCFRRLVPVLSNRIAGWVLGIQFAFFTVLNLLLR